In Helicoverpa zea isolate HzStark_Cry1AcR chromosome 3, ilHelZeax1.1, whole genome shotgun sequence, the following proteins share a genomic window:
- the LOC124646353 gene encoding inosine triphosphate pyrophosphatase → MSKKTITFVTGNAKKLEELRAILGNNFPLEIVSHKLDLPELQGEIDEVSIKKCQEAARRLKRPVLVEDTALCFDALKGLPGPYIKWFLEKLQPEGLTKMLTGWEDKSAKAVCTFAYCSGNCDDLDVKLFQGITQGTIVEPRGTRDFGWDCVFQPDGYDKTYAELPKSEKNKISHRYKALEQFKAHFHEK, encoded by the coding sequence atgTCTAAGAAAACGATAACCTTCGTCACTGGCAATGCCAAGAAACTAGAAGAGCTCCGGGCTATTCTGGGCAATAACTTCCCTTTGGAAATCGTTAGTCACAAGCTAGACTTGCCAGAACTTCAAGGAGAGATAGACGAGGTGTCTATCAAGAAGTGCCAAGAAGCTGCTCGCCGTTTGAAAAGGCCAGTGTTAGTTGAAGATACGGCGCTATGTTTTGATGCACTAAAGGGACTCCCGGGGCCTTATATTAAGTGGTTCTTGGAGAAACTACAGCCTGAAGGACTCACGAAGATGCTGACGGGCTGGGAAGATAAGTCAGCTAAAGCTGTGTGCACATTTGCTTACTGTTCAGGAAACTGTGACGATTTAGATGTGAAACTATTCCAAGGCATTACTCAGGGTACAATCGTAGAACCGAGAGGAACCAGAGATTTTGGCTGGGATTGTGTGTTCCAACCTGATGGCTATGATAAAACTTATGCAGAACTACCAAAGtctgagaaaaataaaatatctcatAGGTACAAAGCTCTAGAGCAATTTAAGGCccattttcatgaaaaataa